From the Rhodoferax mekongensis genome, one window contains:
- the iolD gene encoding 3D-(3,5/4)-trihydroxycyclohexane-1,2-dione acylhydrolase (decyclizing): MTTTQRLTLSQALVKHLAALKVEMHDGSIQPYCGGVFTIFGHGNVAGFGEALWAERQALPTYRAHNEQGMAHAAIAYSKAHMRQRIMAVSTSIGPGATNLVTAAAVAHVNRLPVLLLPGDTFASRAPDPVLQQVESFQQGDLSANDCFRPVTRFFDRITRPEQILTALPRAIQIMTDPAACGPVCLALPQDIQTHAFDCPESFLHPELIQFRRPPPDARELQKAVALLKTAKQPLIVAGGGVLYSHAGEALRAFAEAHGVPVVESHGGKSSLAWDHPLNLGAIGVDGAPNANVLAREADVVFAVGTRLQDFTTGSHALFANARLLSLNVQSFDASKWSGTALVADALVGLQALSAALGTWAADSAWTARAQQQAALWNARVTELTTAAPQPGVLPYDAEVIGAVRDSLNDAGGDSGVHDVAICAAGTLPAELHKLWRASRPGNYHMEYGYSCMGYEIAGGLGVKLARPEQEVIVLVGDGSYMMMNSELATSVMLGKKIIVVVLDNRGYGCIQRLQTASGSPAFNNLLDDCIGEGGEASSIDFALHARSMGADSVHVANVAELKAAMVKARAATRSQVLVIDTTHTRTTEGGCWWEVAIPEVSARSEVLDAHARYVAGKQEQRV, translated from the coding sequence ATGACGACAACCCAACGACTCACGCTCTCGCAAGCTCTGGTCAAGCATCTCGCCGCCCTCAAGGTGGAAATGCATGACGGCAGCATCCAGCCCTACTGCGGCGGGGTGTTCACCATCTTCGGGCACGGCAATGTGGCCGGTTTCGGCGAAGCCTTGTGGGCCGAGCGCCAGGCGCTGCCCACCTACCGCGCCCATAACGAGCAGGGCATGGCCCATGCCGCCATCGCCTATAGCAAGGCGCACATGCGCCAGCGCATCATGGCAGTCAGCACCAGCATTGGCCCCGGCGCCACAAATTTGGTCACCGCTGCCGCCGTAGCGCATGTGAACCGTCTGCCCGTGCTGCTGCTGCCCGGCGACACCTTTGCCTCCCGCGCGCCGGATCCGGTGCTGCAGCAGGTCGAGAGTTTTCAGCAGGGCGACCTGAGCGCCAACGATTGCTTCCGCCCGGTGACGCGCTTCTTTGACCGCATCACGCGCCCCGAGCAAATCCTTACCGCCTTGCCGCGTGCCATCCAGATCATGACGGACCCTGCAGCCTGCGGTCCGGTGTGCCTGGCGCTGCCGCAGGACATCCAGACCCATGCGTTTGATTGCCCCGAGAGCTTCTTGCACCCCGAGCTGATCCAGTTCCGCCGCCCGCCCCCTGATGCGCGCGAACTGCAAAAGGCAGTCGCTTTGCTGAAGACAGCCAAGCAGCCCCTCATCGTGGCCGGTGGTGGTGTGCTCTACAGCCACGCGGGCGAGGCGCTACGTGCCTTTGCCGAAGCGCATGGTGTGCCCGTGGTCGAGTCGCATGGCGGCAAGAGCAGCCTGGCGTGGGACCACCCCCTGAATCTCGGCGCCATCGGCGTGGACGGTGCGCCCAATGCCAATGTGCTGGCCCGCGAGGCCGATGTGGTCTTTGCCGTGGGCACCCGCCTGCAAGACTTCACTACCGGCTCGCACGCCCTGTTTGCCAACGCCAGGTTGCTCAGCCTCAACGTGCAAAGTTTTGACGCCAGCAAGTGGAGTGGCACCGCCTTGGTGGCCGATGCGCTGGTGGGTCTGCAAGCCTTGAGCGCAGCGCTGGGCACATGGGCGGCAGACAGCGCCTGGACTGCGCGCGCCCAACAACAAGCAGCGCTGTGGAACGCGCGGGTCACCGAGCTCACCACCGCCGCGCCCCAGCCAGGCGTGCTGCCTTACGACGCCGAGGTGATTGGCGCCGTGCGCGACTCCCTCAACGACGCAGGTGGCGACAGCGGTGTGCACGACGTGGCCATTTGCGCCGCCGGCACCCTGCCTGCCGAGCTGCACAAGCTCTGGCGCGCCAGCCGGCCCGGCAACTACCACATGGAATACGGCTATTCCTGCATGGGCTACGAGATTGCAGGCGGCCTGGGCGTCAAGCTGGCCCGGCCTGAGCAAGAGGTCATCGTACTGGTGGGCGATGGCTCGTACATGATGATGAACTCCGAGCTGGCCACCTCCGTAATGCTGGGCAAAAAGATCATTGTCGTGGTGCTGGACAACCGCGGTTACGGCTGCATCCAGCGCCTGCAAACCGCGTCGGGTAGCCCGGCCTTCAACAACCTGCTGGACGACTGCATTGGCGAGGGCGGCGAGGCCAGCAGCATCGACTTTGCGCTCCACGCCCGCAGCATGGGTGCAGACTCCGTGCATGTGGCCAACGTGGCCGAGCTCAAGGCCGCCATGGTCAAAGCCCGCGCTGCCACACGCAGCCAGGTACTGGTGATCGACACCACCCACACCCGTACCACCGAGGGCGGCTGCTGGTGGGAGGTGGCGATTCCCGAAGTGTCCGCGCGCAGCGAGGTGCTGGACGCCCATGCCCGCTATGTCGCCGGCAAGCAAGAACAACGTGTTTGA
- the iolE gene encoding myo-inosose-2 dehydratase — translation MTWNVRIGINPISWFNDDMPSLGGETPLETALREGKEIGYVGFELGNKFPKDGPSLKAKLDEYGLACVSGWYSGFLAEVAPGQSNADAVAAEIERCKAHMSKLQYNGVNVVVYGECAGTVQGQMGTPVNKRPQFASEALWQGYAERLNAFGEHLIQTYGIKLAYHHHMGAYVESPADIDKLMTLTDPAKVFLLYDTGHAYFGGATDPVVLLKKHVKRVVHVHCKDVRTPVIAQARNDGWSFLHGVLNGTFTVPGDGTIDYAAALQVLRDAGYEGWLVVEAEQDPAVAPSYQYAQKGYQTLSALVKSIA, via the coding sequence ATGACCTGGAACGTCCGCATCGGCATCAACCCCATCTCCTGGTTCAACGACGACATGCCCTCCCTGGGCGGCGAAACTCCGTTGGAAACCGCGCTGCGCGAAGGCAAAGAAATCGGCTACGTCGGCTTTGAGCTGGGCAACAAATTCCCCAAAGACGGCCCATCGCTCAAAGCCAAGCTTGATGAGTACGGCCTGGCCTGCGTGTCCGGCTGGTACTCCGGTTTTTTGGCCGAAGTAGCACCCGGCCAGAGCAATGCCGACGCCGTAGCCGCCGAGATCGAGCGCTGCAAGGCCCACATGAGCAAGCTGCAATACAACGGCGTGAACGTGGTGGTGTATGGCGAGTGCGCAGGCACTGTGCAAGGCCAGATGGGCACCCCCGTCAACAAGCGCCCCCAGTTCGCAAGCGAGGCCCTCTGGCAAGGCTACGCCGAGCGCCTGAACGCATTCGGCGAGCACCTCATCCAGACCTACGGCATCAAGCTGGCCTACCACCACCACATGGGTGCCTATGTGGAGTCCCCGGCTGACATCGACAAGCTGATGACGCTCACTGACCCCGCCAAGGTTTTCCTGCTGTACGACACAGGTCACGCCTATTTCGGGGGCGCAACCGACCCGGTGGTCTTGCTCAAAAAGCACGTCAAACGCGTGGTGCATGTGCACTGCAAAGACGTGCGTACCCCCGTGATTGCCCAAGCCCGCAATGATGGCTGGAGCTTTTTGCACGGCGTGCTCAACGGCACCTTCACCGTGCCCGGCGATGGCACCATCGACTATGCCGCCGCCCTGCAAGTGCTGCGCGACGCGGGCTATGAAGGCTGGCTGGTGGTTGAGGCCGAACAAGACCCTGCTGTTGCCCCCAGCTACCAGTACGCCCAAAAGGGCTACCAGACCCTCAGCGCTCTGGTCAAAAGCATCGCCTGA
- the iolB gene encoding 5-deoxy-glucuronate isomerase, whose amino-acid sequence MVSPLLAKAAPSGREIVNVTPERAGWTHVGFRAVRLEAGAIEIVATGARELCVVVLTGSVDVTVDGTTYANLGTRDSVFDEKSPAAVYVPAGMTVTLRGVRNAEVGLCTAPTDSQERTVRVIDPATMRRSVRGKGTNTRYVCDILPHDDPTAAHLLVVEVMTPASHSSSYPPHKHDVEQPPVETLLEETYYHRLNPPQGFAFQRVYTDDRSIDEACAVENHDVVMVPKGYHPVVAPHGYDSYYLNVMAGPNRFWVFKNDPAHEWMLAPAAGT is encoded by the coding sequence ATGGTCAGCCCCCTCTTAGCCAAGGCCGCGCCCTCGGGTCGCGAGATTGTCAACGTCACTCCCGAGCGCGCAGGCTGGACGCACGTGGGCTTCCGCGCCGTGCGCCTCGAAGCTGGTGCTATCGAAATCGTAGCTACCGGCGCACGTGAGCTGTGCGTGGTGGTGCTCACAGGCTCTGTGGACGTGACGGTGGACGGCACCACCTATGCCAACCTCGGCACCCGCGACAGCGTGTTTGACGAAAAGTCCCCCGCCGCTGTGTACGTGCCTGCGGGCATGACGGTCACGCTGCGCGGTGTGCGCAATGCCGAAGTCGGCCTGTGCACCGCACCCACTGACTCACAAGAGCGCACCGTGCGGGTGATAGACCCCGCCACCATGCGCCGCAGTGTGCGTGGCAAGGGCACCAACACCCGCTATGTGTGCGACATCCTGCCGCACGACGACCCCACCGCAGCCCACCTGCTGGTGGTGGAGGTGATGACCCCCGCCAGCCACAGCAGCAGCTACCCGCCCCACAAGCACGACGTGGAGCAGCCACCCGTGGAGACGCTGCTGGAAGAAACCTACTACCACCGCCTCAACCCGCCACAGGGCTTTGCCTTTCAGCGCGTGTACACCGACGACCGCAGCATCGACGAGGCCTGCGCCGTCGAGAACCACGATGTGGTCATGGTGCCCAAGGGCTATCACCCGGTGGTGGCACCCCACGGCTACGACTCGTATTACCTGAACGTGATGGCGGGCCCCAACCGCTTCTGGGTCTTCAAGAACGACCCCGCCCACGAATGGATGCTGGCCCCTGCTGCCGGTACCTGA
- a CDS encoding CoA-acylating methylmalonate-semialdehyde dehydrogenase, with protein MSQVTAISHYIQGQVTPGTSGRAQDVFNPATGQVTGSVALANGAEVNAAVASAQAAFPAWADTPPIRRARIMFNFLQLLNEHKDALARMITAEHGKVFTDAQGEVSRGIDIVEFACGIPQLLKGDFTDQVSTGIDNWTLRQPLGVVAGITPFNFPVMVPAWMFPVAIAAGNTFVLKPSPIDPSPSLYIADLLKQAGLPDGVFNVVQGDKEAVDALLVHPDVKAVSFVGSTPIANYIYETGAHHGKRVQALGGAKNHMVVMPDADVDQVVDALIGAGYGSAGERCMAISVAVLVGDVADKVIPKLLQRTKTLKVLNGTNLAAEMGPIVTQAAHKRISGYIALGVQEGATLLADGRGFDGTQAGEGCGGGFWLGGTLFDHVTPEMRIYKEEIFGPVLACVRVPDFAQALQLINDHEFGNGVACFTRDGNVAREFSRRVQVGMVGINVPIPVPMAWHGFGGWKKSLFGDMHAYGEEGVRFYTKQKSIMQRWPESIGKGAEFVMPTAK; from the coding sequence ATGTCCCAAGTTACTGCCATCTCCCACTACATCCAAGGCCAGGTTACCCCCGGCACCAGCGGCCGCGCCCAGGATGTCTTTAACCCCGCCACCGGCCAGGTCACCGGCTCGGTAGCGCTTGCCAACGGGGCAGAGGTCAACGCTGCAGTGGCTTCAGCGCAAGCGGCATTCCCGGCCTGGGCGGACACACCGCCCATCCGCCGCGCGCGCATCATGTTCAACTTTCTGCAGTTGTTGAACGAGCACAAAGACGCCCTGGCCCGCATGATCACTGCCGAGCACGGCAAGGTGTTTACCGATGCGCAAGGCGAGGTGTCCCGGGGTATCGACATCGTCGAATTCGCGTGCGGCATTCCGCAGCTGCTCAAGGGCGACTTCACCGACCAGGTCTCCACCGGCATCGACAACTGGACCCTGCGCCAGCCACTCGGCGTAGTGGCCGGCATCACGCCGTTCAACTTCCCGGTCATGGTGCCGGCATGGATGTTCCCCGTCGCCATTGCTGCGGGCAACACCTTTGTGCTCAAGCCCAGTCCGATTGACCCGTCCCCCAGCCTCTACATTGCCGATTTGCTCAAGCAAGCCGGCCTGCCCGATGGCGTGTTCAACGTGGTGCAGGGCGACAAAGAAGCGGTGGACGCCCTGCTGGTGCACCCCGATGTGAAGGCCGTGAGCTTTGTGGGCTCCACACCCATTGCCAACTACATCTACGAGACCGGTGCCCACCACGGCAAGCGCGTGCAGGCCCTGGGCGGCGCCAAGAACCACATGGTGGTCATGCCCGATGCGGATGTGGACCAGGTGGTGGACGCCCTCATCGGCGCAGGCTACGGCTCCGCCGGCGAGCGCTGCATGGCCATCAGTGTGGCGGTGCTGGTGGGCGATGTGGCCGACAAGGTCATCCCCAAATTGCTGCAGCGCACCAAGACGCTCAAGGTGCTCAACGGCACCAACCTCGCGGCTGAGATGGGCCCCATCGTCACCCAGGCCGCGCACAAGCGCATCAGCGGCTACATAGCCCTCGGTGTGCAAGAAGGCGCCACGCTGCTGGCCGATGGCCGGGGCTTTGACGGCACACAAGCGGGCGAAGGCTGTGGCGGTGGCTTCTGGCTCGGCGGCACGCTGTTCGACCACGTGACCCCCGAGATGCGCATCTACAAGGAAGAAATCTTTGGCCCCGTGTTGGCTTGCGTGCGCGTTCCCGATTTTGCCCAAGCGCTGCAGCTCATCAACGACCACGAATTCGGCAACGGCGTCGCCTGCTTCACCCGCGACGGCAATGTGGCGCGTGAGTTCAGCCGCCGCGTGCAGGTGGGCATGGTGGGCATCAATGTGCCGATTCCGGTGCCCATGGCCTGGCACGGCTTTGGGGGCTGGAAGAAGAGCCTGTTCGGCGACATGCACGCCTACGGCGAAGAAGGCGTGCGCTTCTACACCAAGCAAAAGTCCATCATGCAGCGCTGGCCCGAGAGCATTGGCAAGGGGGCGGAGTTTGTGATGCCCACCGCCAAATAA
- a CDS encoding GntR family transcriptional regulator — MSEAPTPENGTSTDQDRVYTTLRQWITVGRFLPGERLKIRNVAADMGVGQMPVRAALQRLAAEGALINVPNAGVTVPRLSLPEFDDLMQMRLLLEGEAAERGCLRLDAAQIATLQGWSADMAAALQAGEAKRYLDINDDFHVMLYKAAGSPLLYQLIDTLWLRAGPISNRLFDTPDASAVLNDAHDDLVRALAQRDSAAVRRAVERDIFVAGQFLRAACVDKKRK, encoded by the coding sequence ATGAGCGAAGCCCCCACCCCAGAGAACGGCACCAGCACCGACCAGGACCGCGTGTACACCACGCTGCGGCAGTGGATCACGGTGGGGCGCTTTCTGCCCGGCGAGCGGCTCAAAATCCGCAATGTGGCGGCCGACATGGGCGTGGGCCAGATGCCGGTGCGCGCCGCCTTGCAGCGCTTGGCTGCAGAGGGGGCACTCATCAACGTGCCGAACGCGGGTGTGACCGTACCCCGCCTCTCGCTGCCCGAGTTTGACGACCTGATGCAAATGCGCTTGCTGCTGGAAGGCGAAGCCGCCGAGCGGGGTTGCCTGCGGCTGGATGCGGCGCAAATTGCCACCCTGCAAGGCTGGAGCGCCGACATGGCCGCCGCCTTGCAAGCGGGTGAAGCCAAGCGCTACCTGGACATCAACGATGACTTCCATGTGATGCTCTACAAGGCTGCCGGCTCACCCCTGCTGTATCAGCTGATAGACACCTTGTGGCTGCGCGCCGGCCCCATCTCCAACCGCCTGTTTGACACCCCGGATGCGAGCGCCGTGCTCAACGACGCCCACGACGATCTGGTGCGAGCCCTCGCCCAGCGCGACAGCGCCGCCGTGCGCCGCGCGGTGGAACGCGACATCTTTGTAGCCGGCCAGTTTTTGCGCGCGGCGTGCGTGGACAAGAAGCGGAAATAA
- a CDS encoding aspartate aminotransferase family protein, with protein MTQTSTPKFRHIDPQRLAAVRERERAAYAAANPTSHALSQRAAKHLMFGVPLHWMSDWSTPFPLHLAHAQGARLTDADGHRYVDFCLGDTGAMFGHSPPAIARAIAAQGAQGITTMLPGEDGVWVAEELARRFGLPVWQFALSASDANRFAIRWARALTGRTQVLIFNGCYHGTVDDVFVDLVDGQPRTRDSLLGQVVDITRTTRSVEFNDLAALEAALADGQVACLLAEPAMTNIGMVLPEPGFWEAAQALCRRYGTLLLMDETHTISTGPGGYTRAHGLQPDLLVLGKPVAGGVPCAVYGFSADAAARAEAAKRNAPPGHSGIGTTLTANLLTMAAMRANLAEVMTEAAYAHMFTLATRLADGLRAMIARHGLGWCVTQVGARTEFQFTPTPPRNGSEADRILNPALEQNIHLYLLNRGLVITPFHNMMLVCPDTTADDVDRLVAGMEAFVVDTIAP; from the coding sequence ATGACACAGACCTCCACACCTAAGTTTCGCCACATCGACCCGCAACGCCTGGCCGCCGTGCGCGAGCGCGAGCGCGCGGCCTACGCAGCTGCCAACCCCACGTCGCACGCCCTGTCACAGCGGGCTGCCAAGCACCTGATGTTTGGCGTGCCCCTGCACTGGATGAGCGACTGGTCCACTCCCTTCCCGCTGCACCTGGCCCACGCGCAGGGCGCGCGGCTGACCGACGCCGACGGCCACCGCTATGTGGACTTTTGCCTGGGCGACACGGGTGCCATGTTCGGCCACAGCCCGCCAGCGATAGCGCGCGCCATTGCAGCGCAAGGGGCGCAAGGCATTACCACCATGCTGCCCGGTGAAGACGGCGTGTGGGTGGCAGAGGAGCTGGCCCGCCGCTTCGGGCTGCCGGTGTGGCAGTTTGCGCTCTCGGCGTCGGACGCCAACCGCTTTGCCATCCGCTGGGCGCGCGCGCTCACGGGGCGCACGCAGGTGCTGATCTTCAATGGCTGCTACCACGGCACGGTGGACGATGTGTTTGTGGACCTGGTGGACGGCCAGCCCCGCACACGCGACAGCCTGCTGGGCCAGGTGGTGGACATCACCCGCACCACGCGCAGCGTGGAGTTCAACGACCTGGCCGCGCTGGAAGCGGCACTTGCCGACGGCCAGGTAGCCTGCCTGCTGGCCGAGCCGGCCATGACCAACATTGGCATGGTGCTGCCCGAGCCCGGCTTTTGGGAGGCAGCGCAGGCCCTGTGCCGCCGCTACGGCACGCTGCTGCTGATGGACGAAACCCACACCATCAGCACCGGGCCCGGCGGCTACACCCGCGCCCACGGCCTGCAACCTGACTTGCTGGTACTGGGCAAACCGGTGGCCGGTGGCGTGCCCTGTGCGGTGTATGGATTTAGCGCCGACGCGGCTGCCCGCGCCGAAGCCGCCAAGCGCAACGCACCGCCCGGCCACAGCGGCATAGGCACCACGCTCACCGCCAATTTGCTGACCATGGCCGCCATGCGCGCCAACCTGGCAGAGGTGATGACGGAGGCGGCCTACGCCCACATGTTCACCCTGGCTACCCGCTTGGCGGATGGCCTGCGCGCCATGATTGCGCGCCACGGCCTGGGCTGGTGTGTAACGCAAGTGGGTGCGCGCACCGAGTTCCAGTTCACCCCCACGCCACCGCGCAACGGCAGCGAGGCGGACCGCATCTTGAACCCGGCGCTGGAGCAGAACATTCACCTCTACCTGCTGAATCGGGGCCTGGTGATCACGCCCTTTCACAACATGATGCTGGTGTGCCCCGACACCACCGCCGACGATGTGGACCGCCTGGTGGCCGGCATGGAGGCGTTTGTGGTGGACACTATCGCCCCATGA
- a CDS encoding glutamine synthetase family protein: MSTPSAIEAFLTQHRIHEVECVIPDMTGIARGKILPRNLFLAAGEMRIPKSVLLNTVNGQQPDNGPYVGDTDPDMVCLPDVSTARVVPWAAEPVAVVIHDCQEWDGSPVQISPRGVLRRVLKLFDERGWTPVVAPEMEFYLVARQQNPHEPLQPPLGRTGKPEAGRQSYSIDAVNDFDPFFMELSSFCQQHNLGVETLIHEAGPGQMEINFSHGNALELADRVFLFKRTVRETALRHGIFATFMAKPMEQEPGSAMHIHQSILDAGGNNIFSLPDGSASPLFGQCIAGLQAYIPQLMPMFAPYVNSYRRLSPFMSAPINVRWGHDNRTCGIRIPKSSPANRRVENRVPGVDVNPYLAMAATLACCYLGMTEGLTPSAPTTDSAWNVSHELPRHLEDAIASMRSCAPMREVLGAGFVDAFCAVKELEYATYNRVISSWEREHLLLLV; encoded by the coding sequence ATGTCTACACCCAGCGCCATTGAAGCTTTTTTGACCCAGCACCGCATCCACGAGGTGGAGTGCGTCATCCCCGACATGACGGGCATTGCACGCGGCAAGATCCTGCCGCGCAACCTGTTTTTGGCGGCGGGGGAAATGCGCATTCCCAAAAGCGTGCTGCTCAACACGGTGAATGGCCAGCAGCCGGACAACGGCCCCTATGTGGGCGACACCGACCCCGACATGGTGTGCCTGCCCGACGTGAGCACCGCCCGCGTGGTGCCCTGGGCGGCCGAGCCGGTGGCGGTGGTGATCCACGACTGCCAGGAGTGGGATGGCAGCCCAGTGCAAATCTCGCCACGCGGCGTGCTGCGCCGCGTGCTCAAGCTGTTTGACGAGCGCGGCTGGACGCCGGTGGTGGCGCCTGAGATGGAGTTTTATCTGGTGGCCCGCCAGCAAAACCCGCACGAGCCGCTGCAGCCGCCCCTGGGTCGCACCGGCAAGCCCGAGGCGGGGCGGCAGAGTTATTCGATTGACGCGGTCAACGACTTCGACCCCTTCTTCATGGAGCTGTCGAGCTTTTGCCAGCAGCACAACCTGGGCGTGGAGACGCTGATCCACGAGGCCGGCCCCGGCCAGATGGAAATCAACTTCAGCCACGGCAATGCGCTGGAGCTGGCGGACCGCGTGTTTTTGTTCAAGCGCACGGTGCGCGAGACGGCGCTGCGGCACGGCATTTTTGCCACCTTCATGGCCAAGCCCATGGAGCAGGAGCCGGGCAGCGCCATGCACATCCACCAGAGCATTCTGGATGCCGGGGGCAACAACATCTTCAGCCTGCCCGATGGCTCGGCCAGCCCGCTGTTCGGGCAGTGCATTGCGGGGCTGCAGGCCTACATTCCGCAGCTCATGCCCATGTTTGCGCCGTATGTGAACTCGTACCGCCGGCTCTCGCCTTTTATGTCGGCGCCCATCAATGTGCGCTGGGGGCATGACAACCGTACTTGCGGCATCCGCATCCCCAAGTCCAGCCCCGCCAATCGCCGGGTGGAAAACCGGGTGCCGGGCGTGGACGTGAACCCCTACCTCGCCATGGCCGCCACGCTGGCCTGTTGCTATCTGGGCATGACCGAAGGCCTGACGCCCAGCGCCCCCACCACCGACAGCGCCTGGAACGTGAGCCACGAGCTGCCCCGCCACTTGGAAGACGCGATTGCCTCCATGCGCAGCTGCGCGCCCATGCGCGAGGTGCTGGGTGCCGGTTTTGTGGATGCCTTTTGCGCCGTGAAAGAGCTGGAATACGCGACCTACAACCGCGTGATCAGCTCCTGGGAGCGCGAGCACTTGTTGCTGTTGGTGTAA
- a CDS encoding MFS transporter, with protein MSSNNPTQSAYDWHTITALNIVSTLAQIGQFGIIFVIVPVWLALQGLSAAQLGFFAASLWMGQMPGLVLAPWLCRHWGARTVVVAGLACSVVALVGIAWVPMASLPWPAYLACGVLAGLGMGLRWVGLEPWLYNIAPAHARGRLVGFHETLIAAAPVVAPAIAAWVGVQGHTILWVGVGFTVSALVPLAFARTPPVEEAHHVNSWRQSAQAAWPHRIFRQGLLIALCGGMLESALAGLFAVFAGDRGFEAEGIAHLLTAFGLGGLLLQYPVGWMADHWGLRAAGALAALGTALAAALLALASQVPGLPGVTVAFATMFVLGGLITAFLTLALISATKTPTPDMAWNVSSLSMAYSLSAVVGPVVAGGAMTATSSVALMWFAVAVGVVMMGLLLKR; from the coding sequence ATGTCCAGCAACAATCCCACCCAGAGCGCCTACGACTGGCACACCATCACCGCGCTCAACATCGTGTCTACCCTGGCCCAGATCGGTCAGTTCGGCATCATCTTTGTCATCGTGCCGGTGTGGCTGGCCCTGCAGGGTTTGAGCGCCGCGCAGCTGGGCTTTTTTGCGGCTTCGTTGTGGATGGGGCAAATGCCCGGTCTGGTTCTGGCGCCCTGGCTGTGCCGCCACTGGGGTGCGCGCACCGTGGTGGTGGCGGGGCTGGCCTGCTCGGTGGTGGCGCTGGTGGGCATTGCTTGGGTGCCCATGGCGTCTTTGCCCTGGCCTGCATATCTGGCCTGCGGCGTGCTGGCCGGCTTGGGCATGGGACTGCGCTGGGTGGGGCTGGAGCCCTGGCTCTACAACATTGCCCCCGCTCATGCGCGCGGGCGCCTGGTGGGTTTTCATGAAACGCTGATTGCCGCGGCCCCCGTAGTGGCCCCGGCCATTGCCGCCTGGGTGGGTGTGCAAGGTCACACCATTTTGTGGGTGGGCGTGGGCTTTACCGTGTCAGCACTGGTGCCGCTGGCATTTGCCCGCACACCGCCCGTGGAGGAGGCACACCACGTCAACAGTTGGCGCCAGTCCGCCCAAGCGGCGTGGCCGCACCGCATCTTCCGGCAGGGGCTGCTGATCGCGCTGTGCGGTGGCATGCTGGAGTCGGCGCTGGCCGGTTTGTTTGCCGTGTTCGCGGGCGACCGCGGGTTTGAGGCAGAAGGCATTGCCCATTTGCTCACGGCTTTCGGGTTGGGTGGCCTGCTGCTGCAATACCCCGTAGGCTGGATGGCCGACCATTGGGGCCTGCGCGCCGCCGGCGCACTGGCCGCGCTGGGTACCGCCTTGGCTGCTGCGCTGTTGGCCCTTGCTTCGCAAGTCCCGGGCTTGCCCGGTGTGACTGTGGCGTTTGCCACCATGTTTGTGCTGGGCGGGTTGATCACCGCCTTCCTCACCCTGGCACTCATTTCCGCCACCAAGACCCCTACACCCGACATGGCCTGGAACGTCAGCAGCCTATCGATGGCCTATTCGCTCAGCGCCGTCGTCGGCCCGGTGGTAGCCGGGGGCGCCATGACCGCGACCAGCAGCGTTGCGCTGATGTGGTTTGCGGTAGCGGTGGGTGTGGTGATGATGGGTTTGCTATTGAAAAGATAG
- a CDS encoding DUF4288 domain-containing protein, producing MLFRTFAVYIKLACSLPDVTPNMHDKNISPVGWYVCSYLLRFVELAWPHKEDIEAKFLSWENTVLVRANSIDEAYDKTVAIAKEASHPYKGGTEGVDVQWVFEGITQVLPIYEEIEDGAEIMWRERTPRKLKNLRTLVRQRHEFAR from the coding sequence ATGTTATTCCGCACTTTTGCGGTCTATATCAAGTTAGCCTGCTCACTTCCCGATGTGACACCGAACATGCACGACAAAAACATCTCGCCTGTCGGTTGGTATGTGTGCTCGTATTTGCTCCGATTTGTGGAGTTAGCTTGGCCTCACAAGGAAGATATCGAAGCAAAATTCCTTTCTTGGGAAAACACAGTCTTGGTCCGAGCCAACTCAATCGATGAGGCCTATGACAAAACCGTTGCTATTGCCAAAGAAGCTTCTCATCCTTACAAAGGCGGCACAGAGGGAGTTGACGTGCAATGGGTATTTGAAGGCATAACTCAGGTTCTGCCGATTTACGAAGAAATTGAAGACGGTGCTGAAATCATGTGGCGTGAACGAACTCCACGTAAGTTAAAAAATTTGCGCACGCTCGTTCGCCAGAGGCATGAATTTGCGCGATAG